A stretch of DNA from Mesorhizobium onobrychidis:
CGGCGGTACCAGGACGATACGCGTCGGCGCCGGCGGCATCATGCTGCCTAACCATTCGCCGCTGGTCATCGCCGAGCAGTTCGGGACGCTGGCGGCATTGCATCCCGGCCGCATCGACCTCGGCCTCGGCCGGGCGCCGGGCACGGACATGGGCACGGCCCGCGCACTGCGCCGCAACCTCGAGGCCGGCGCCGACAGTTTCCCGCAGGATGTCGTCGAGCTGATGGGCTATTTCCGGCCGGCCGAAGACGGTCAGCGCATCCGCGCCGTGCCCGGCGAGGGCGAGCAGGTGCCGATCTGGATTCTGGGCTCGAGCCTCTATGGCGCACAGCTCGCAGCCATGCTCGGCCTGCCCTACGCCTTCGCCTCGCATTTCGCACCGGCCGAACTCGACCACGCACTGGAGATCTATCACTCGCGCTTCCAGCCGTCGAAACAGCTCGACAAGCCCTATGTCATGCTCGGTCTCAACGTGTTCGCGGCGCCCTCCGACGCCGAGGCGCGGCTGTTGTTCACTTCGTTGCAG
This window harbors:
- a CDS encoding LLM class flavin-dependent oxidoreductase, with amino-acid sequence MTALSVLDLSPIVEGSNASQSLANSLDLARHAERLGYKRYWLAEHHNMPGIASAATSVVIAHVAGGTRTIRVGAGGIMLPNHSPLVIAEQFGTLAALHPGRIDLGLGRAPGTDMGTARALRRNLEAGADSFPQDVVELMGYFRPAEDGQRIRAVPGEGEQVPIWILGSSLYGAQLAAMLGLPYAFASHFAPAELDHALEIYHSRFQPSKQLDKPYVMLGLNVFAAPSDAEARLLFTSLQQAFVNLRTGRPGRLPPPVEGYERDLDPMAKTMLGQALSCAVVGAPETVRQGIEAFVQRTGADELMVTAQIFDHAARVRSFEILADVHKSLSEAA